The proteins below come from a single Microbulbifer sp. Q7 genomic window:
- a CDS encoding DUF4127 family protein, which produces MAKYKILALPVDGRPVTREQVQMVARIAGCEVLCPPVASLGHFRESADRDLLKNWIAQHVDAVDGFIFSLDMLVYGGLVPSRFIEDGQDALRARLGLLGELKAGYPDKPLYGFSATMRMSNNNENEEEKRYWSQYGKDIWAWSYHSDRHACAGDAQDQELAETARNRIPAEIQQDYLNTRARNFAITREVLALVERGTIDRLILPQDDTAEYGFNIAERRKLQQWVVERELNESVLIYPGADEVIYTLLVHQLQTLEHRNGVSAPALRIALRPHHAAALNAMVARYEDRPVMESIRCQIHAAGAELVADEASADVVIAVHCRGAKQGDWAMQYPLAEDLGLDAQWVAQLKQDLKDKRRPVALLDLAYANGGDPELLSALENSAEAGLAALQAYSGWNTASNSIGSLVAQLCAATNELRAGRQGAHNQHLLATRLLDDYLYQSRLRQTLRAEQRDQGLADGDTQTLEQVYVATARQWLARQRFNTVSLEGVYFPWHRSFEIGLRTSLATTETVEAAV; this is translated from the coding sequence ATGGCCAAGTATAAGATCCTGGCACTGCCGGTGGATGGAAGGCCGGTAACCCGTGAACAGGTGCAGATGGTCGCTCGGATTGCGGGCTGTGAAGTGCTTTGCCCTCCCGTAGCGTCACTCGGTCATTTTCGGGAGTCCGCAGACCGCGACCTGCTTAAAAACTGGATCGCACAGCACGTGGATGCCGTAGACGGATTTATTTTCTCCCTCGACATGCTGGTGTACGGCGGGCTGGTACCCAGTCGTTTTATCGAGGACGGGCAGGATGCATTACGTGCGCGCCTCGGATTGCTCGGGGAGTTAAAGGCGGGTTATCCGGACAAGCCGCTCTATGGTTTCAGTGCCACCATGCGCATGTCCAACAACAATGAAAATGAAGAGGAAAAGCGCTACTGGAGCCAGTACGGTAAAGATATCTGGGCCTGGTCGTACCACAGCGACCGCCATGCCTGTGCAGGAGATGCGCAAGATCAGGAGCTTGCAGAAACTGCACGGAATCGCATTCCGGCGGAAATCCAGCAGGATTACCTGAATACTCGCGCGCGTAACTTTGCGATTACCCGAGAAGTCCTGGCTCTGGTGGAGCGCGGCACGATCGACCGCTTGATTCTGCCGCAGGACGATACCGCCGAATATGGCTTCAATATTGCGGAGCGCCGGAAACTGCAGCAGTGGGTAGTGGAGCGGGAACTGAATGAGTCGGTGCTCATCTACCCCGGAGCAGACGAAGTGATCTACACCCTGCTGGTACACCAGTTGCAAACCTTGGAACATCGCAATGGGGTTAGTGCACCTGCGCTGCGCATTGCGCTGCGACCGCATCACGCCGCGGCCCTGAACGCCATGGTGGCGCGCTACGAAGATCGTCCGGTCATGGAGTCTATTCGTTGTCAGATCCATGCGGCCGGTGCCGAGCTGGTAGCCGACGAAGCATCCGCCGATGTCGTGATTGCCGTGCACTGTCGTGGCGCTAAGCAGGGTGACTGGGCAATGCAGTACCCCCTGGCGGAAGACCTTGGGCTGGACGCACAGTGGGTTGCACAGCTCAAGCAGGATCTGAAAGACAAACGTCGGCCAGTCGCACTGCTGGATCTCGCCTATGCCAATGGCGGTGACCCGGAGCTCCTCTCCGCACTGGAGAACTCAGCGGAAGCGGGACTCGCTGCCCTGCAGGCATATAGCGGATGGAATACCGCCAGCAATAGTATCGGCAGTCTGGTCGCCCAGTTGTGCGCTGCGACCAATGAGTTACGAGCTGGCAGGCAGGGGGCACACAATCAGCACCTGCTCGCCACCCGACTGCTGGACGATTACCTGTATCAGTCCCGCCTGCGCCAGACCCTGCGAGCGGAGCAGCGGGACCAGGGTCTCGCCGATGGCGATACGCAGACACTGGAGCAGGTCTATGTCGCCACCGCACGGCAATGGCTTGCGCGGCAGCGATTCAATACCGTATCGCTGGAGGGCGTCTACTTCCCGTGGCATCGCAGCTTCGAGATCGGATTGCGCACCTCACTGGCCACCACCGAGACAGTGGAGGCTGCGGTATGA
- a CDS encoding FAD-dependent oxidoreductase — MSSARFPVSDTQIHAQAAVIGASLGGVMAAWQLCRAGVKTILTSEFPWIGGQLTSQAVPPDEHRYIESFGASASYMAFRRAMRAHYRSQDNFVDNSSMTEGCNPGDGWVSRLCFEPAVAEQYLCGLLQPFIDKGVLTLLEAVRPVAAARNERTIASVSLQGKEDTDCIDVHADYFLDGTDTGALLALADLPYRLGKESRSEFNEPQAPEKPDPRDQQPITFVCAMRWHPEPVEPIPKPPEYDFWCAHILPNYNYPLFSDHIPGHEGFSAVRLPFFVAAAMAGEFRDQTLDLWRYRRVVSAHNWQGKTVCDVSLINWAQNDYALHPLLDGDTQNEQEVTAAAKALTRCFVHWLQTEAPRECLGEQGYGFPELALADDLLGTSDGFAQQVYVRESRRIVGLQTLSQRDILMHEEDADQWRPATSGNSVGIGLYNMDIHPTCVSGMGSNARVRPFELPLGIFIPADTDNLLPACKNISVTHLVNAATRVHPIEWLVGEVAGLLAAYSLRTGAAPAGIYESAARTAQFQSYAQEQGIPVHWPETPVTANEP; from the coding sequence ATGAGTAGCGCTCGCTTTCCCGTATCTGATACGCAAATACACGCTCAGGCGGCCGTGATCGGCGCTAGCCTTGGTGGCGTGATGGCCGCATGGCAATTGTGTCGCGCAGGCGTGAAAACAATTTTGACGAGTGAATTCCCTTGGATTGGGGGGCAGTTGACGAGTCAGGCGGTACCGCCGGATGAGCATCGCTATATTGAATCCTTTGGTGCATCCGCCAGTTACATGGCGTTTCGACGGGCCATGCGTGCGCATTACCGTTCGCAGGATAATTTTGTCGACAACTCATCGATGACCGAGGGCTGTAACCCGGGAGACGGCTGGGTGAGCCGGCTCTGTTTTGAGCCTGCGGTTGCCGAGCAGTATCTGTGTGGATTATTGCAGCCGTTTATCGACAAGGGTGTTCTGACGTTACTGGAAGCTGTGCGACCGGTAGCCGCCGCACGCAATGAACGCACTATCGCGTCGGTCAGTTTGCAGGGAAAAGAAGACACCGATTGTATCGACGTACACGCGGACTATTTTCTCGATGGCACAGATACCGGCGCGCTACTGGCGCTGGCGGATCTGCCTTACCGATTGGGTAAAGAGTCCCGTAGCGAATTCAATGAACCGCAGGCTCCGGAAAAACCGGATCCACGGGACCAGCAGCCGATCACCTTTGTGTGCGCCATGCGCTGGCATCCCGAGCCGGTAGAGCCGATACCGAAACCACCGGAGTACGATTTCTGGTGCGCGCACATTTTGCCGAACTACAACTATCCGCTGTTCTCCGATCATATTCCCGGACACGAAGGTTTCAGCGCAGTGCGCCTGCCATTCTTCGTTGCCGCCGCCATGGCCGGAGAGTTCCGGGATCAGACACTGGATTTGTGGCGGTATCGCCGGGTTGTGTCGGCACACAACTGGCAGGGTAAAACGGTTTGCGACGTGAGCCTGATCAACTGGGCGCAGAATGACTATGCGCTGCATCCGTTACTGGACGGAGATACACAAAACGAACAAGAAGTGACCGCGGCGGCCAAAGCGCTTACCCGCTGTTTTGTGCACTGGCTGCAGACGGAGGCGCCCCGGGAGTGTCTGGGTGAGCAAGGCTATGGCTTTCCCGAGCTGGCACTGGCGGACGATCTGCTTGGCACCAGCGATGGCTTTGCACAACAGGTCTACGTACGCGAGTCGCGCCGGATTGTCGGTCTGCAGACATTGAGCCAACGGGACATTCTGATGCACGAAGAGGATGCCGATCAGTGGCGTCCGGCGACTTCTGGCAACAGTGTCGGCATTGGCCTGTACAACATGGATATTCACCCCACCTGTGTCTCCGGTATGGGCAGCAATGCAAGAGTGCGCCCGTTCGAACTGCCGCTGGGAATATTCATTCCGGCGGACACCGATAACCTGCTGCCGGCCTGTAAAAATATCAGCGTCACCCATCTGGTGAATGCCGCCACGCGGGTACACCCCATCGAGTGGCTGGTTGGGGAAGTGGCTGGGCTGTTGGCCGCGTACAGTCTGCGCACCGGTGCGGCCCCAGCGGGTATTTATGAGAGCGCGGCGCGCACCGCGCAGTTTCAGTCTTATGCGCAGGAGCAGGGGATTCCTGTGCACTGGCCGGAAACCCCGGTGACTGCGAACGAGCCCTGA